A genomic stretch from Patagioenas fasciata isolate bPatFas1 chromosome 10, bPatFas1.hap1, whole genome shotgun sequence includes:
- the IPPK gene encoding inositol-pentakisphosphate 2-kinase isoform X1: MEVEKMDENEWQYHGEGNQSLVVSHCQRCVVLRFLKFPPNQNKTSEEILHHLQNIVDFGKHVMKQFFGENYVHHGEIIQLPLDFVRQLCLKIQPERPESRCDKDMDTLSGYAMCLPNLTRLQTYRFVEHRPILCIEIKPKCGFIPFSSHVSQEIKHKVCRYCMHQHLKVANGKWKRPSKYCPLDLFSGNKQRMHFALKSLLQEAQNNLKIFKNGELIYGCKDDQDCVSDWNELAHQLKPFFFPSNGLVSGPHCTRTIIKELIHVITMTLLSSTDACRAGDMKTVPISQGRSYCEASAFNKELVRNGKHKLESSGLPRGCLLYKALQAQMLDMLDIEGLYPLYSRVEQYLEEFPEERSTLQIDGPYNEAFYEKLLDLSTEDDGTVAFALTKVQQYRIAMTAKDCSIMIALSPCLQDECSEQRPVVLTSKSRFTFSVSVLDLDLKPYDSIPHQYKLDGKIVNYYLKNVQAKDDPVMSSLFKENEDCTLVLHKV, translated from the exons ACTTCAGAGGAAATACTACATCACCTGCAAAACATTGTAGACTTTGGAAAACATGTCATGAAGCAGTTCTTTGGGGAGAACTACGTTCACCATGGG gaaattatTCAACTGCCTTTAGACTTCGTCAGACAGCTCTGTTTAAAAATTCAGCCAGAGAGGCCAG AGTCTCGCTGTGATAAAGATATGGACACGCTCAGTGGTTACGCAATGTGCCTTCCTAATCTGACCCGGCTGCAGACCTATCGTTTTGTGGAACACCGGCCAATCCTCTGCATAGAGATTAAG ccaAAGTGTGGCTTCATTCCTTTTTCCAGCCATGTTTCACAGGAGATAAAGCACAAGGTGTGTCGTTACTGTATGCATCAGCATCTAAAG GTAGCGAACGGAAAGTGGAAGCGACCAAGTAAATATTGCCCCTTGGATCTCTTCTCAGG aaaTAAACAGAGAATGCACTTTGCTTTGAAGAGTTTATTACAGGAGGCACAGAACAACTTGAAAATATTTAAG AACGGGGAATTAATTTATGGTTGTAAAGATGACCAGGACTGTGTCTCTGACTGGAATGAACTTGCTCATCAgctaaaacctttctttttcccttccaatGGGTTGGTCAGTGGCCCACACTGTACAAGGACAATTATTAAAGAACTAATCCATGTTATAACTATGACGCTACTAAGTAGTACTGATGCCTGCAGGGCAGGTGATATGAAGACAGTTCCCATTTCACAAGGAAGAAGCTACTGTGAAGCAAGTGCTTTTAATAAGGAGCTAGTAAGAAATG GTAAACATAAATTGGAAAGCTCTGGCTTACCGAGGGGTTGTCTGCTATATAAAGCCCTTCAGGCGCAGATGCTTGACATGCTGGATATCGAAGGACTCTATCCGCTGTACAGCAGAGTTGAACAGTACCTGGAGGAGTTTCCTGAAGAGAG aagTACATTACAGATAGATGGACCCTACAATGAAGCGTTTTATGAGAAGCTGCTAGATCTTTCCACTGAAGATGatgggacagtggcatttgcatTAACAAAG GTGCAGCAGTATAGAATAGCAATGACTGCTAAAGACTGCTCCATCATGATCGCCCTGTCGCCCTGCCTGCAAGACGAATG CTCTGAGCAAAGACCTGTGGTACTAACGTCCAAATCCAGATTCACCTTTTCTGTTTCTGTCCTGGACCTCGATCTGAAGCCCTATGACAGCATTCCTCACCAGTACAAACTCGATGGCAAGATAGTGAACTATTATCTGAAGAATGTACAGGCCAAAGATGACCCTGTTATGTCCAGTCTCTTCAAGGAGAATGAAGACTGCACATTAGTTCTCCATAAAGTGTAA
- the IPPK gene encoding inositol-pentakisphosphate 2-kinase isoform X3, with translation MQLRREDLRRRCVVLRFLKFPPNQNKTSEEILHHLQNIVDFGKHVMKQFFGENYVHHGEIIQLPLDFVRQLCLKIQPERPESRCDKDMDTLSGYAMCLPNLTRLQTYRFVEHRPILCIEIKPKCGFIPFSSHVSQEIKHKVCRYCMHQHLKVANGKWKRPSKYCPLDLFSGNKQRMHFALKSLLQEAQNNLKIFKNGELIYGCKDDQDCVSDWNELAHQLKPFFFPSNGLVSGPHCTRTIIKELIHVITMTLLSSTDACRAGDMKTVPISQGRSYCEASAFNKELVRNGKHKLESSGLPRGCLLYKALQAQMLDMLDIEGLYPLYSRVEQYLEEFPEERSTLQIDGPYNEAFYEKLLDLSTEDDGTVAFALTKVQQYRIAMTAKDCSIMIALSPCLQDECSEQRPVVLTSKSRFTFSVSVLDLDLKPYDSIPHQYKLDGKIVNYYLKNVQAKDDPVMSSLFKENEDCTLVLHKV, from the exons ACTTCAGAGGAAATACTACATCACCTGCAAAACATTGTAGACTTTGGAAAACATGTCATGAAGCAGTTCTTTGGGGAGAACTACGTTCACCATGGG gaaattatTCAACTGCCTTTAGACTTCGTCAGACAGCTCTGTTTAAAAATTCAGCCAGAGAGGCCAG AGTCTCGCTGTGATAAAGATATGGACACGCTCAGTGGTTACGCAATGTGCCTTCCTAATCTGACCCGGCTGCAGACCTATCGTTTTGTGGAACACCGGCCAATCCTCTGCATAGAGATTAAG ccaAAGTGTGGCTTCATTCCTTTTTCCAGCCATGTTTCACAGGAGATAAAGCACAAGGTGTGTCGTTACTGTATGCATCAGCATCTAAAG GTAGCGAACGGAAAGTGGAAGCGACCAAGTAAATATTGCCCCTTGGATCTCTTCTCAGG aaaTAAACAGAGAATGCACTTTGCTTTGAAGAGTTTATTACAGGAGGCACAGAACAACTTGAAAATATTTAAG AACGGGGAATTAATTTATGGTTGTAAAGATGACCAGGACTGTGTCTCTGACTGGAATGAACTTGCTCATCAgctaaaacctttctttttcccttccaatGGGTTGGTCAGTGGCCCACACTGTACAAGGACAATTATTAAAGAACTAATCCATGTTATAACTATGACGCTACTAAGTAGTACTGATGCCTGCAGGGCAGGTGATATGAAGACAGTTCCCATTTCACAAGGAAGAAGCTACTGTGAAGCAAGTGCTTTTAATAAGGAGCTAGTAAGAAATG GTAAACATAAATTGGAAAGCTCTGGCTTACCGAGGGGTTGTCTGCTATATAAAGCCCTTCAGGCGCAGATGCTTGACATGCTGGATATCGAAGGACTCTATCCGCTGTACAGCAGAGTTGAACAGTACCTGGAGGAGTTTCCTGAAGAGAG aagTACATTACAGATAGATGGACCCTACAATGAAGCGTTTTATGAGAAGCTGCTAGATCTTTCCACTGAAGATGatgggacagtggcatttgcatTAACAAAG GTGCAGCAGTATAGAATAGCAATGACTGCTAAAGACTGCTCCATCATGATCGCCCTGTCGCCCTGCCTGCAAGACGAATG CTCTGAGCAAAGACCTGTGGTACTAACGTCCAAATCCAGATTCACCTTTTCTGTTTCTGTCCTGGACCTCGATCTGAAGCCCTATGACAGCATTCCTCACCAGTACAAACTCGATGGCAAGATAGTGAACTATTATCTGAAGAATGTACAGGCCAAAGATGACCCTGTTATGTCCAGTCTCTTCAAGGAGAATGAAGACTGCACATTAGTTCTCCATAAAGTGTAA
- the IPPK gene encoding inositol-pentakisphosphate 2-kinase isoform X4, whose protein sequence is MKQFFGENYVHHGEIIQLPLDFVRQLCLKIQPERPESRCDKDMDTLSGYAMCLPNLTRLQTYRFVEHRPILCIEIKPKCGFIPFSSHVSQEIKHKVCRYCMHQHLKVANGKWKRPSKYCPLDLFSGNKQRMHFALKSLLQEAQNNLKIFKNGELIYGCKDDQDCVSDWNELAHQLKPFFFPSNGLVSGPHCTRTIIKELIHVITMTLLSSTDACRAGDMKTVPISQGRSYCEASAFNKELVRNGKHKLESSGLPRGCLLYKALQAQMLDMLDIEGLYPLYSRVEQYLEEFPEERSTLQIDGPYNEAFYEKLLDLSTEDDGTVAFALTKVQQYRIAMTAKDCSIMIALSPCLQDECSEQRPVVLTSKSRFTFSVSVLDLDLKPYDSIPHQYKLDGKIVNYYLKNVQAKDDPVMSSLFKENEDCTLVLHKV, encoded by the exons ATGAAGCAGTTCTTTGGGGAGAACTACGTTCACCATGGG gaaattatTCAACTGCCTTTAGACTTCGTCAGACAGCTCTGTTTAAAAATTCAGCCAGAGAGGCCAG AGTCTCGCTGTGATAAAGATATGGACACGCTCAGTGGTTACGCAATGTGCCTTCCTAATCTGACCCGGCTGCAGACCTATCGTTTTGTGGAACACCGGCCAATCCTCTGCATAGAGATTAAG ccaAAGTGTGGCTTCATTCCTTTTTCCAGCCATGTTTCACAGGAGATAAAGCACAAGGTGTGTCGTTACTGTATGCATCAGCATCTAAAG GTAGCGAACGGAAAGTGGAAGCGACCAAGTAAATATTGCCCCTTGGATCTCTTCTCAGG aaaTAAACAGAGAATGCACTTTGCTTTGAAGAGTTTATTACAGGAGGCACAGAACAACTTGAAAATATTTAAG AACGGGGAATTAATTTATGGTTGTAAAGATGACCAGGACTGTGTCTCTGACTGGAATGAACTTGCTCATCAgctaaaacctttctttttcccttccaatGGGTTGGTCAGTGGCCCACACTGTACAAGGACAATTATTAAAGAACTAATCCATGTTATAACTATGACGCTACTAAGTAGTACTGATGCCTGCAGGGCAGGTGATATGAAGACAGTTCCCATTTCACAAGGAAGAAGCTACTGTGAAGCAAGTGCTTTTAATAAGGAGCTAGTAAGAAATG GTAAACATAAATTGGAAAGCTCTGGCTTACCGAGGGGTTGTCTGCTATATAAAGCCCTTCAGGCGCAGATGCTTGACATGCTGGATATCGAAGGACTCTATCCGCTGTACAGCAGAGTTGAACAGTACCTGGAGGAGTTTCCTGAAGAGAG aagTACATTACAGATAGATGGACCCTACAATGAAGCGTTTTATGAGAAGCTGCTAGATCTTTCCACTGAAGATGatgggacagtggcatttgcatTAACAAAG GTGCAGCAGTATAGAATAGCAATGACTGCTAAAGACTGCTCCATCATGATCGCCCTGTCGCCCTGCCTGCAAGACGAATG CTCTGAGCAAAGACCTGTGGTACTAACGTCCAAATCCAGATTCACCTTTTCTGTTTCTGTCCTGGACCTCGATCTGAAGCCCTATGACAGCATTCCTCACCAGTACAAACTCGATGGCAAGATAGTGAACTATTATCTGAAGAATGTACAGGCCAAAGATGACCCTGTTATGTCCAGTCTCTTCAAGGAGAATGAAGACTGCACATTAGTTCTCCATAAAGTGTAA
- the IPPK gene encoding inositol-pentakisphosphate 2-kinase isoform X2: protein MNEHTGKLRTKRCVVLRFLKFPPNQNKTSEEILHHLQNIVDFGKHVMKQFFGENYVHHGEIIQLPLDFVRQLCLKIQPERPESRCDKDMDTLSGYAMCLPNLTRLQTYRFVEHRPILCIEIKPKCGFIPFSSHVSQEIKHKVCRYCMHQHLKVANGKWKRPSKYCPLDLFSGNKQRMHFALKSLLQEAQNNLKIFKNGELIYGCKDDQDCVSDWNELAHQLKPFFFPSNGLVSGPHCTRTIIKELIHVITMTLLSSTDACRAGDMKTVPISQGRSYCEASAFNKELVRNGKHKLESSGLPRGCLLYKALQAQMLDMLDIEGLYPLYSRVEQYLEEFPEERSTLQIDGPYNEAFYEKLLDLSTEDDGTVAFALTKVQQYRIAMTAKDCSIMIALSPCLQDECSEQRPVVLTSKSRFTFSVSVLDLDLKPYDSIPHQYKLDGKIVNYYLKNVQAKDDPVMSSLFKENEDCTLVLHKV, encoded by the exons ACTTCAGAGGAAATACTACATCACCTGCAAAACATTGTAGACTTTGGAAAACATGTCATGAAGCAGTTCTTTGGGGAGAACTACGTTCACCATGGG gaaattatTCAACTGCCTTTAGACTTCGTCAGACAGCTCTGTTTAAAAATTCAGCCAGAGAGGCCAG AGTCTCGCTGTGATAAAGATATGGACACGCTCAGTGGTTACGCAATGTGCCTTCCTAATCTGACCCGGCTGCAGACCTATCGTTTTGTGGAACACCGGCCAATCCTCTGCATAGAGATTAAG ccaAAGTGTGGCTTCATTCCTTTTTCCAGCCATGTTTCACAGGAGATAAAGCACAAGGTGTGTCGTTACTGTATGCATCAGCATCTAAAG GTAGCGAACGGAAAGTGGAAGCGACCAAGTAAATATTGCCCCTTGGATCTCTTCTCAGG aaaTAAACAGAGAATGCACTTTGCTTTGAAGAGTTTATTACAGGAGGCACAGAACAACTTGAAAATATTTAAG AACGGGGAATTAATTTATGGTTGTAAAGATGACCAGGACTGTGTCTCTGACTGGAATGAACTTGCTCATCAgctaaaacctttctttttcccttccaatGGGTTGGTCAGTGGCCCACACTGTACAAGGACAATTATTAAAGAACTAATCCATGTTATAACTATGACGCTACTAAGTAGTACTGATGCCTGCAGGGCAGGTGATATGAAGACAGTTCCCATTTCACAAGGAAGAAGCTACTGTGAAGCAAGTGCTTTTAATAAGGAGCTAGTAAGAAATG GTAAACATAAATTGGAAAGCTCTGGCTTACCGAGGGGTTGTCTGCTATATAAAGCCCTTCAGGCGCAGATGCTTGACATGCTGGATATCGAAGGACTCTATCCGCTGTACAGCAGAGTTGAACAGTACCTGGAGGAGTTTCCTGAAGAGAG aagTACATTACAGATAGATGGACCCTACAATGAAGCGTTTTATGAGAAGCTGCTAGATCTTTCCACTGAAGATGatgggacagtggcatttgcatTAACAAAG GTGCAGCAGTATAGAATAGCAATGACTGCTAAAGACTGCTCCATCATGATCGCCCTGTCGCCCTGCCTGCAAGACGAATG CTCTGAGCAAAGACCTGTGGTACTAACGTCCAAATCCAGATTCACCTTTTCTGTTTCTGTCCTGGACCTCGATCTGAAGCCCTATGACAGCATTCCTCACCAGTACAAACTCGATGGCAAGATAGTGAACTATTATCTGAAGAATGTACAGGCCAAAGATGACCCTGTTATGTCCAGTCTCTTCAAGGAGAATGAAGACTGCACATTAGTTCTCCATAAAGTGTAA